CTTCAGCAGCGTGTCCACGACCTTGGCGACGCCGCGGCTCTTCTCGACCGCCCCCTTCACGCCCTCCGGCGGCAAGCTCATGTCGCGCGCTTTACGCGGCAACCAGATGCGCTTCATGCCGAGCGCCATTTGGCCTGCCACGAGCAGCGTCAGCACCGCGACGAGCCATGTCGTGCCTGGCAGCGCCGTCAGCGGCGAAACGGCGATAAGCCCAATCACCAGCAGCAACGGCCCGTAGGTGCGGCGACCGACCGAATCTAGCACCTCGCCAAGTGTGAGCTTGTCCGGCGTGTCATCGTTGTCGGCCTTGTAGGCAATGTCGTCGAGCACCTCGTTGAAGCTGAGGGGCTCTGGATGTGGAGGCGGCATGGATGATCCACACGCGCGTTTGCGCGCGCCGTCAATGCGTGCGTTCGCTGATTGGCTGACGCTGTTCATCGTGCGGGCAACGCTGGCCCGGCTAAGCTTGTTCCGTCAGCCGGAGATGCGGACGGGCAGCGTCTCGTAACCCTTCACGAAGGACGAATAGACCCGCTTGGGCTCGCCCACGACCTCGATATGGTCGAAGCGCTTAAGGATTTCTTCCCAGACAATGCGCAGCTGCATTTCGCCGAGGCGATTGCCAACGCAGCGGTGAATGCCGAAGCCGAACGACAAGTGGCGGCGCACGTTTTCGCGCTCGATGTTGAAGTCGTTCGGATTGGTGATGACTTCCTCGTCGCGATTGCCCGAGACATACCACATCACGACTTTGTCGTGCTTCTTGATCAGCTTGCCGCCGAACTCAACGTCCTGCAGCGCCGTGCGGCGCATGAAGGCCAGCGGCGTTTGCCAGCGGATGGTTTCCGATACGAGGTTCGGAATAAGCGCCGGATTGGCTTTCAACTTGGCGTATTGCTCGGGGAATTTGTTGAGCGCGTAGACGCTGCCGGTGATCGAATTGCGAGTCGTGTCATTGCCGCCGACGATCAGCAGGATCAGGTTTCCGAGATATTCCATCTGCGGCATGTTCTTGGTGCTCTCGCCATGCGCGAGCATCGAGATCAGATCGTTGCGTGGCGGCGCATTGGCGCGCTCCTGCCAAAGATTCATGAAATAGGCCAAGCACTCCATGAGCTCGGCACGGCGCTGTTCGTCGGTTTCTACGATGCCGCCGCCGGGGGCCGCGGTCGCGACATCCGACCAGCGCGTGAGCTTGCGGCGATCTTCCCATGGAAAATCGAACAAGGTCGCAAGCATCTGTGTCGTCAGCTCGATCGAAATCTTATCGACCCAATTGA
This is a stretch of genomic DNA from Vitreimonas flagellata. It encodes these proteins:
- a CDS encoding exopolysaccharide biosynthesis protein, whose amino-acid sequence is MPPPHPEPLSFNEVLDDIAYKADNDDTPDKLTLGEVLDSVGRRTYGPLLLVIGLIAVSPLTALPGTTWLVAVLTLLVAGQMALGMKRIWLPRKARDMSLPPEGVKGAVEKSRGVAKVVDTLLKPRLTFLSKPPFVNLVALLVIGAALITFPLGLIPLAPLAPGLAVVFFGLGMTARDGLWLLLGTLAVGGAFWLAFPLIF
- a CDS encoding cytochrome P450, whose protein sequence is MANPDYVRVENPDFVFDYDPNEDPWTTDLSKLDISRPERFRDNNFWPFFERLRKEDPVHYCPDSLNGPYWSITKFNDIMAIDTDHQRFSSEPSIVLFDPEEDFQLPMFIAMDPPKHDVQRKTVSPIVAPNHLAHLEPLIRERAGKLLDEVPRNEVFNWVDKISIELTTQMLATLFDFPWEDRRKLTRWSDVATAAPGGGIVETDEQRRAELMECLAYFMNLWQERANAPPRNDLISMLAHGESTKNMPQMEYLGNLILLIVGGNDTTRNSITGSVYALNKFPEQYAKLKANPALIPNLVSETIRWQTPLAFMRRTALQDVEFGGKLIKKHDKVVMWYVSGNRDEEVITNPNDFNIERENVRRHLSFGFGIHRCVGNRLGEMQLRIVWEEILKRFDHIEVVGEPKRVYSSFVKGYETLPVRISG